One genomic segment of Roseovarius carneus includes these proteins:
- the gltB gene encoding glutamate synthase large subunit yields the protein MTRYDESWAKAEEAKRAWMAESGMYSEAEEHSSCGVGLVVSINGKPSRRVVEAGIDALKAIWHRGAVDADGKTGDGAGIHVQIPIPFFYDQIRRTGHEPQEDQLIAVGQVFLPRTDFGAQETCRTIVETEVLRMGHNIYGWRHVPVDVTCLGDKANATRPEIEQIIISNTRGADEEEFERELYVIRRRIEKAAAAAGISGLYIASLSCRSIIYKGMMLAEQVAVFYPDLMDARFKSAFAIYHQRYSTNTFPQWWLAQPFRMLAHNGEVNTLKGNINWMKSHEIRMASGTFGDMAEDIKPIIPGGASDSAALDAVFEVLVRAGRSAPMAKTMLVPESWSKQAEELPQAWRDMYSYCNSVMEPWDGPAALAMTDGRWVCAGLDRNGLRPMRYVVTGDGLVIAGSEAGMVPIDESTVIEKGALGPGQMLAVDMNKGLMFHDTEIKDKLAAALPFGEWVSKITDLDAKLAVVSEAPMHTGADLRRRQIAAGYSIEELEQILAPMAEDAKEAVASMGDDTPSAVLSKTYRPLSHYFRQNFSQVTNPPIDSLREYRVMSLKTRFGNLKNVLDESSAQTEIVVLESPFVGNAQWDVLLTQLSADTAIIDCTFGPGKGALQEGLTRIRAEAEDAVRSGVGHIVLTDQGVGEDRIGMPMILATSAVHSHLTRKGLRTFTSLNVRSAECIDPHYFAVLIGAGATVVNAYLAEDSIADRIERGLLEGSLTEAVARYRAAIDSGLLKIMSKMGISVVSSYRGGLNFEAIGLSRAMCAEYFPGLTSRISGIGVTGIQTKLEEVHARAYKGAENILPIGGFYKARSSGESHAWGAQTMHMLQTACNTASFELWKRYSHAMQSNPPIHLRDLMAIKPMGSAIPIEEVESVTAIRKRFVTPGMSLGALSPEAHKTLNVAMNRIGARSDSGEGGEDPAHFVPEPNGDNPSAKIKQVASGRFGVTAEYLNQCEELEIKVAQGAKPGEGGQLPGMKVTDLIARLRHSTKGVTLISPPPHHDIYSIEDLAQLIYDLKQINPRAKVTVKLVAQSGVGTIAAGVAKAKADVILISGHNGGTGASPATSIKYAGLPWEMGLTEAHQVLSMNNLRQRVTLRTDGGLRTGRDIVMAAMMGAEEYGIGTAALIAMGCIMVRQCQSNTCPVGVCTQDEALRAKFTGNAEKVVNLITFYAQEVREVLASIGARSLDDVIGRADLLTQVSRGSAHLDDLDLNPMLIMVDGSKEIRYDRHRARNEVPDTLDAEIVRDAARFLNDGEKMQLHYEVQNTDRTVGTRLSSHIVQKFGMHNALQEDHLTVKLSGSAGQSLGAFAAPGLKLEVSGDANDYVGKGLSGGMIVVRPPMSSALKASENTIIGNTVLYGATAGYLFAAGRAGERFAVRNSGAHVVIEGCGSNGCEYMTGGVAVILGQIGANFGAGMTGGMAYLYDPDGVTPKLMNPEGIVTGPVANPHWEAQLRGLIERHAAETGSTKAKGILQNWDREIGHFVQVCPAEMLDKLPAPLGFADIAVPAE from the coding sequence ATGACCCGTTATGACGAAAGCTGGGCGAAAGCCGAAGAAGCCAAACGCGCATGGATGGCCGAAAGCGGCATGTATTCGGAAGCCGAGGAGCATTCCTCCTGCGGCGTGGGCCTCGTGGTGTCGATCAACGGCAAGCCCTCGCGCCGCGTGGTCGAGGCGGGCATCGACGCTCTCAAGGCCATCTGGCACCGGGGTGCGGTGGATGCAGATGGCAAGACGGGTGACGGCGCAGGTATTCATGTGCAAATCCCCATTCCGTTTTTCTATGATCAGATCCGCCGCACCGGGCACGAGCCGCAAGAGGATCAGCTTATCGCCGTCGGTCAGGTGTTCCTGCCGCGCACGGATTTCGGCGCGCAAGAGACCTGCCGCACGATTGTGGAGACCGAAGTGCTCCGCATGGGCCACAACATATATGGCTGGCGTCATGTGCCGGTCGATGTGACCTGCCTTGGCGACAAGGCCAACGCGACCCGCCCCGAGATTGAGCAGATCATCATCTCCAACACGCGCGGTGCGGATGAAGAAGAGTTTGAGCGCGAGCTTTACGTCATTCGCCGCCGGATTGAGAAAGCAGCGGCGGCGGCGGGCATTTCGGGGCTCTATATAGCCTCTCTCAGCTGTCGATCGATCATCTATAAAGGCATGATGTTGGCTGAGCAGGTCGCCGTCTTCTACCCTGACCTGATGGATGCGCGCTTCAAAAGCGCATTCGCAATCTATCACCAGCGCTATTCCACCAACACCTTCCCACAATGGTGGCTGGCACAGCCGTTTCGGATGCTGGCGCATAATGGCGAGGTCAACACGCTCAAGGGCAACATCAACTGGATGAAAAGCCACGAGATCCGCATGGCCTCGGGCACGTTTGGGGACATGGCCGAGGATATCAAGCCGATCATTCCGGGCGGCGCATCCGACAGTGCGGCCCTTGATGCCGTGTTCGAGGTGCTGGTGCGCGCGGGCCGCTCTGCGCCGATGGCAAAGACGATGCTGGTGCCGGAATCGTGGTCCAAGCAGGCCGAGGAATTGCCGCAGGCGTGGCGCGATATGTATTCCTATTGCAACTCGGTGATGGAGCCGTGGGACGGCCCCGCAGCCCTTGCCATGACCGATGGGCGCTGGGTCTGCGCGGGGCTTGATCGCAACGGCCTGCGTCCGATGCGATATGTGGTGACGGGCGATGGGCTTGTCATCGCGGGATCGGAGGCCGGGATGGTCCCGATTGACGAGAGCACCGTGATCGAGAAGGGCGCGCTTGGCCCCGGTCAGATGCTGGCCGTGGATATGAATAAGGGTCTGATGTTCCACGACACCGAGATCAAGGACAAGCTGGCAGCCGCCTTGCCCTTTGGCGAATGGGTCAGCAAGATCACTGATCTTGATGCCAAACTGGCTGTGGTGAGCGAAGCGCCGATGCATACCGGCGCGGATCTGCGCCGCCGCCAGATCGCGGCGGGCTATTCCATTGAGGAGTTGGAGCAGATCCTTGCCCCCATGGCCGAGGACGCGAAGGAGGCTGTGGCGAGCATGGGCGACGACACGCCAAGTGCCGTGCTGAGCAAGACCTATCGCCCGCTCAGCCACTATTTCCGCCAGAATTTCAGCCAGGTGACAAACCCGCCCATCGACAGCCTGCGTGAATACCGGGTGATGAGCCTCAAGACACGTTTCGGCAATCTCAAGAACGTGCTCGACGAGAGCAGCGCTCAGACTGAGATCGTGGTGCTGGAAAGCCCGTTCGTGGGCAACGCGCAATGGGACGTTCTGCTGACACAGCTCAGCGCGGACACGGCCATAATTGATTGCACCTTTGGCCCCGGCAAAGGCGCGCTTCAAGAGGGTCTCACCCGTATCCGCGCCGAGGCGGAGGATGCCGTGCGCTCGGGCGTGGGTCATATCGTGCTGACCGATCAGGGCGTGGGCGAAGACCGCATCGGCATGCCGATGATCCTTGCGACAAGTGCGGTCCATAGCCACCTCACCCGCAAAGGCTTGCGGACGTTCACATCGCTCAACGTGCGCTCGGCCGAGTGTATCGACCCGCATTATTTCGCCGTGCTGATTGGTGCAGGGGCCACCGTGGTCAACGCCTATCTTGCGGAGGACAGCATTGCCGACCGGATCGAGCGCGGCCTTCTGGAGGGCAGCCTCACCGAGGCGGTGGCGCGGTATCGTGCGGCGATTGATTCAGGCCTGCTCAAGATCATGTCCAAGATGGGCATTTCAGTCGTGTCCTCCTATCGCGGGGGCCTGAATTTCGAGGCCATCGGCCTCAGCCGCGCGATGTGTGCGGAATATTTCCCGGGTCTGACCAGCCGGATCAGCGGCATCGGTGTCACCGGCATCCAGACCAAGCTGGAGGAGGTCCACGCGCGTGCCTACAAGGGGGCCGAGAACATTCTGCCCATTGGCGGCTTTTACAAGGCGCGCAGCTCCGGCGAGAGCCACGCATGGGGCGCGCAGACCATGCATATGCTGCAAACCGCGTGCAACACGGCGAGCTTTGAGCTTTGGAAACGCTATAGCCACGCGATGCAATCAAACCCGCCCATTCATCTGCGCGATCTCATGGCGATCAAGCCCATGGGAAGTGCGATCCCCATTGAAGAAGTCGAAAGCGTTACCGCGATCCGCAAACGGTTCGTGACGCCCGGCATGTCTCTGGGCGCACTCAGCCCCGAGGCGCATAAAACGCTCAACGTGGCGATGAACCGGATCGGCGCACGCAGCGACAGCGGCGAGGGCGGGGAAGATCCCGCGCATTTCGTGCCGGAGCCCAATGGCGACAACCCGTCGGCCAAGATCAAACAGGTGGCATCGGGACGCTTTGGCGTCACGGCGGAGTATCTCAATCAATGCGAGGAGCTTGAGATCAAGGTCGCCCAAGGCGCGAAGCCCGGTGAGGGCGGGCAATTGCCGGGCATGAAGGTCACGGACCTCATCGCGCGGCTGCGCCATTCAACCAAGGGCGTCACGCTGATCTCGCCGCCGCCGCATCACGATATCTACTCGATCGAGGATCTGGCGCAGCTGATCTATGATCTCAAGCAGATCAACCCGCGCGCCAAGGTCACCGTGAAGCTGGTGGCGCAATCGGGCGTGGGCACGATTGCGGCAGGTGTGGCCAAGGCCAAGGCCGATGTGATCCTCATCTCCGGACATAATGGCGGCACGGGCGCATCCCCTGCCACGTCGATCAAATATGCCGGGCTGCCATGGGAAATGGGTCTTACAGAGGCGCATCAGGTGCTGAGCATGAACAACCTGCGCCAGCGGGTGACGCTGCGCACGGATGGCGGATTGCGCACCGGGCGCGATATCGTGATGGCCGCCATGATGGGGGCCGAGGAATACGGGATCGGCACCGCCGCGTTGATTGCCATGGGCTGTATCATGGTGCGCCAGTGCCAGAGCAACACATGCCCGGTGGGCGTGTGCACCCAAGATGAGGCGCTGCGCGCCAAATTCACCGGCAATGCCGAGAAGGTCGTGAACCTGATCACGTTCTATGCGCAGGAAGTGCGCGAAGTTCTGGCCTCCATCGGGGCGCGCAGCCTTGACGATGTGATCGGGCGGGCCGATTTGTTGACGCAGGTCAGCCGCGGGTCGGCGCATCTTGATGATCTGGATCTCAACCCGATGCTGATCATGGTCGATGGCTCCAAGGAGATCCGCTATGACCGCCATCGCGCGCGCAACGAGGTGCCAGATACGCTGGACGCCGAGATCGTGCGGGACGCGGCACGCTTTCTCAACGATGGCGAGAAGATGCAGCTGCATTACGAGGTGCAAAACACCGACCGCACCGTGGGCACGCGGCTGAGCAGCCATATCGTGCAGAAGTTCGGGATGCATAATGCGCTTCAGGAGGACCATCTGACCGTGAAGCTAAGCGGCTCTGCCGGGCAATCTCTGGGCGCGTTTGCCGCACCTGGGCTAAAGCTGGAAGTGTCGGGCGATGCCAATGATTACGTGGGCAAGGGCCTCTCGGGGGGGATGATCGTTGTGCGGCCGCCCATGTCCAGCGCGCTGAAGGCGTCCGAGAATACGATCATCGGCAACACCGTGCTTTACGGGGCCACGGCAGGGTATCTTTTTGCCGCCGGACGCGCGGGCGAGCGGTTTGCCGTGCGCAACTCGGGCGCGCATGTGGTGATCGAGGGCTGTGGATCAAACGGGTGCGAATACATGACCGGCGGCGTGGCCGTGATCCTTGGGCAGATCGGGGCCAATTTCGGCGCCGGGATGACTGGTGGGATGGCCTATCTTTATGATCCCGACGGGGTGACACCGAAGCTGATGAACCCTGAGGGCATCGTGACGGGCCCCGTGGCCAATCCGCACTGGGAGGCGCAGCTGCGCGGCCTGATCGAGCGGCACGCCGCAGAGACCGGAAGCACCAAGGCCAAGGGCATCTTGCAAAACTGGGACCGGGAGATCGGACATTTCGTTCAGGTCTGCCCAGCCGAGATGCTCGATAAGCTGCCCGCACCTTTGGGCTTTGCCGATATCGCCGTGCCTGCGGAATAA
- a CDS encoding GFA family protein, whose amino-acid sequence MRTGKCMCGAVSLTIRSEPDTFNACACDMCRRLTGSQFMSVWVPFEDVTIKDAAQVRTIQSSDWAERGFCGACGSSLWYRPTGGEPGVGLSLGLFDDLSGLAFDGHWYTDKAICALLNQPPKSPMTEAEVDTQFESGSA is encoded by the coding sequence ATGAGAACCGGGAAATGTATGTGTGGGGCCGTAAGCCTGACCATCAGGTCAGAGCCAGATACGTTCAATGCATGTGCCTGCGACATGTGCCGCCGCCTGACCGGATCGCAATTCATGTCCGTATGGGTGCCCTTCGAGGATGTCACGATTAAGGACGCAGCTCAGGTGCGCACGATCCAAAGCTCTGATTGGGCCGAGCGGGGATTTTGCGGCGCGTGCGGATCATCGCTTTGGTATCGGCCAACGGGCGGGGAGCCGGGTGTCGGCCTCTCTCTGGGCCTCTTTGATGATCTGAGCGGGCTTGCGTTCGACGGGCACTGGTACACCGACAAGGCGATCTGCGCCCTTCTGAACCAGCCGCCCAAAAGCCCGATGACCGAGGCCGAGGTAGACACCCAGTTTGAAAGTGGCAGCGCGTAA
- a CDS encoding NAD(P)-dependent oxidoreductase: MAKDPMLKFVDVARDMPEKRPPDLRNQDFREIYAEYATEKAAEQASRCSQCGVPYCQSHCPLHNNIPDWLRLTASGRLREAYEVAQATNTFPEICGRICPQDRLCEGNCVIESSGHGTVTIGSVEKYITDTAWDEGWVQPIAPREERAESVAIIGAGPGGLSAADVLRRSGIQVTVYDRYDRAGGLMTYGIPGFKLEKDVVMRRIDQLVQGGVKMELNCTIGEDVTFDELRARHDAVIIGTGVYKSRDIEAPGSGAQGIVPALDFLTASNRLSFGDTVPEFDDGTLNAVGKRVVVIGGGDTAMDCVRTAVRQGAKSVTCLYRRDRANMPGSQREVANAEEEGVVFEWLSAPLAFIGAPASAVRVQRMRLGQADATGRQSPEAIDGDVFDAPADLVIKALGFEPEDLPTLWDQPELGVTRWGTIRAEFGTGRTALPRVYAVGDIVRGASLVVWAIRDGREAAVAVLEDLEGASAVAAE; the protein is encoded by the coding sequence GTGGCCAAAGACCCTATGCTGAAATTCGTGGATGTGGCGCGCGATATGCCCGAGAAGCGCCCGCCTGACCTGCGCAATCAGGATTTCCGCGAGATCTACGCCGAATACGCCACCGAAAAGGCAGCCGAGCAGGCCAGCCGGTGCAGCCAATGCGGCGTACCCTATTGCCAGAGCCACTGCCCGTTGCACAACAACATCCCCGATTGGCTGCGCCTGACGGCCTCGGGGCGGCTGCGCGAGGCCTATGAGGTGGCGCAGGCGACCAATACATTTCCCGAGATTTGCGGGCGGATTTGTCCGCAGGACCGTCTGTGCGAGGGCAATTGCGTGATCGAATCCTCTGGCCACGGAACCGTCACCATCGGCTCGGTCGAGAAATACATCACCGACACCGCGTGGGACGAAGGCTGGGTTCAGCCCATCGCACCGCGTGAGGAGCGCGCGGAGAGCGTGGCCATCATCGGCGCGGGTCCGGGCGGATTGTCGGCGGCAGATGTGCTGCGCCGGTCGGGCATTCAGGTAACTGTCTATGATCGCTATGACCGCGCGGGCGGCTTGATGACCTACGGAATTCCGGGCTTCAAGCTTGAGAAAGACGTGGTGATGCGCCGGATTGATCAGCTGGTTCAAGGCGGCGTCAAAATGGAGCTGAACTGCACCATCGGTGAGGATGTGACATTTGATGAGCTGCGCGCGCGCCATGATGCGGTGATCATCGGCACCGGCGTTTACAAGTCGCGCGATATCGAAGCCCCGGGCAGCGGCGCGCAGGGCATTGTGCCCGCGCTGGACTTCCTGACCGCCTCGAACCGTCTGTCGTTTGGCGACACTGTGCCCGAATTTGACGATGGCACGCTCAATGCCGTGGGCAAGCGTGTCGTGGTGATCGGCGGCGGTGATACGGCTATGGATTGCGTCCGCACAGCCGTGCGCCAAGGGGCTAAATCGGTCACCTGCCTTTACCGCCGCGACCGGGCCAACATGCCCGGCAGCCAGCGTGAGGTGGCCAATGCCGAGGAAGAGGGTGTGGTCTTTGAGTGGCTGAGCGCGCCTCTGGCCTTTATCGGCGCGCCTGCCAGCGCCGTGCGCGTGCAGCGTATGCGCCTTGGCCAGGCCGATGCGACGGGCCGCCAAAGCCCTGAGGCCATTGACGGTGATGTCTTCGACGCCCCCGCAGATCTTGTGATCAAGGCGCTCGGGTTTGAGCCTGAGGACCTGCCCACACTCTGGGATCAGCCGGAGCTGGGCGTGACCCGCTGGGGCACGATCCGGGCCGAGTTCGGCACCGGGCGCACGGCCCTGCCCCGCGTCTATGCGGTGGGCGATATCGTGCGCGGTGCGAGCCTTGTCGTCTGGGCGATCCGCGATGGGCGCGAAGCGGCTGTGGCGGTTCTGGAGGATCTGGAAGGCGCATCCGCCGTGGCGGCGGAATAG
- a CDS encoding undecaprenyl-diphosphate phosphatase: protein MSDTTLVAAFLGLVEGLTEFIPVSSTGHLILGGHFLGFDSKGNTFEVVIQLGAVLAIILVYFARLSTVIRQAPHDPAARRFLIAVLLAFLPSALIGVMAHGFIKTVLFETPKLIALMLILGGIVLIFVDRFAPEPRHSDAMRLPVGVAVRIGLFQCLAMIPGTSRSGSTIVGALLMGVSKRAAAEFSFFLSIPTMAGAFAFDLYKNRDILDVSAMGDIAVGFAMAFLSAIFVVRWLLDFVSRHGYAPFGWWRITVGSIAMALLWAGF from the coding sequence ATGTCAGACACCACACTGGTCGCGGCCTTTCTGGGGCTTGTGGAGGGGCTGACCGAGTTTATTCCGGTATCATCGACTGGGCACCTCATCCTTGGCGGGCATTTTCTGGGGTTTGACAGCAAGGGCAACACATTCGAGGTGGTGATCCAGCTTGGGGCGGTTCTCGCAATTATCCTGGTGTATTTCGCCCGGCTCAGCACGGTGATCCGACAGGCCCCACATGATCCCGCTGCGCGGCGGTTCCTCATTGCGGTTCTGCTGGCGTTTTTGCCCTCCGCGCTGATTGGCGTGATGGCGCACGGGTTCATCAAAACGGTGCTTTTCGAGACGCCAAAGTTGATTGCCCTGATGCTGATCCTCGGGGGGATCGTCCTGATTTTTGTGGACCGTTTCGCGCCCGAACCGCGTCACAGCGATGCGATGCGCCTTCCGGTGGGTGTGGCGGTGCGGATCGGGCTTTTTCAGTGTCTGGCGATGATACCCGGCACCTCGCGCTCGGGCTCCACCATTGTGGGCGCGCTGTTGATGGGGGTGAGCAAGCGGGCCGCGGCGGAATTTTCCTTCTTCTTATCGATCCCGACCATGGCCGGGGCCTTTGCCTTTGACCTCTACAAAAACCGCGACATTCTGGATGTGTCGGCGATGGGCGATATTGCCGTGGGCTTCGCCATGGCCTTTCTCAGCGCGATCTTCGTGGTGCGCTGGCTCCTCGATTTCGTGAGCCGTCATGGGTATGCGCCGTTCGGGTGGTGGCGAATCACTGTGGGCAGCATTGCCATGGCGCTGCTTTGGGCTGGCTTTTAG
- a CDS encoding complex I NDUFA9 subunit family protein, with protein sequence MSKLVTIYGGSGFVGRYIARRLAQAGWRIRVAVRRPNEAMFVKPYGSVGQVEPVLCNIRDDASVRAVMQGADVVINCVGTFDRKGKNNFTAVQDEGAARIARIAADEGVARMVHLSAIGADADGASLYAQSKGRGEAAIFKHFPTAVILRPSVVFGAEDQFFNRFAGMTRLGPVLPVVGADTKFQPVYVDDLAKAAVMGAEGTAKPGIYELGGPDVDTFAGLMRRMLKVIRRRRLVVNIPYFVATPLAIMMELAQTLSFGIIPAQITRDQVRSLKSDNVVPEGARGFADLEIAPQAMGAVLPDYLWRFRPSGQYSAIKESANDLRD encoded by the coding sequence ATGTCGAAACTCGTCACCATATACGGCGGATCAGGCTTTGTGGGCCGGTATATCGCCCGACGCCTGGCCCAGGCTGGCTGGAGGATCCGGGTCGCGGTCCGCCGGCCCAATGAGGCGATGTTCGTGAAGCCCTATGGCTCGGTCGGGCAAGTGGAGCCTGTGCTGTGCAATATCCGCGATGATGCCAGTGTGCGCGCCGTCATGCAGGGGGCCGATGTGGTCATCAACTGCGTCGGGACGTTTGACCGCAAGGGCAAGAACAATTTCACCGCCGTGCAGGACGAGGGTGCCGCGCGCATCGCACGCATTGCCGCCGATGAGGGGGTTGCACGTATGGTGCATCTGTCGGCCATTGGCGCGGATGCGGACGGGGCCAGCCTTTATGCGCAATCCAAGGGTCGGGGCGAGGCCGCGATTTTCAAGCATTTCCCGACCGCAGTGATCCTGCGCCCATCCGTGGTGTTCGGCGCTGAGGATCAGTTTTTCAACCGCTTCGCCGGGATGACGCGGCTCGGGCCAGTTTTGCCCGTTGTGGGCGCGGATACGAAGTTTCAGCCGGTTTATGTGGACGATCTAGCCAAAGCCGCCGTGATGGGCGCGGAAGGCACCGCCAAGCCGGGCATCTATGAGCTTGGTGGGCCAGATGTGGATACGTTTGCGGGCCTGATGCGGCGGATGCTGAAAGTGATCCGTCGGCGCAGGCTTGTGGTAAACATTCCTTATTTTGTCGCCACACCTCTGGCCATCATGATGGAGCTTGCACAGACCCTCAGCTTTGGGATCATCCCGGCACAGATCACGCGAGATCAGGTGCGCTCGCTCAAATCCGATAATGTGGTGCCTGAGGGCGCGCGCGGATTTGCCGATCTGGAAATCGCGCCACAAGCCATGGGCGCGGTTCTGCCCGACTATCTCTGGCGCTTCCGGCCCTCAGGACAGTATTCGGCGATCAAGGAATCCGCAAACGATCTGCGCGACTGA
- a CDS encoding metallopeptidase family protein, translated as MTPPDTPDESTDTSLDAIEAMARATIADFPEPFKTLAAPVVLRVEDWPEAEVLQEFGITDPLELTGLYDGLPMTEKSLSDPAPFADVVWLYRRPILSEWCERDGVPLNDVVANVTVHEFAHHFGWSDDDIAAIDRWWE; from the coding sequence ATGACGCCGCCCGACACCCCTGATGAAAGCACCGACACCTCGCTGGACGCGATCGAGGCCATGGCCCGCGCCACGATCGCGGACTTTCCCGAGCCGTTCAAAACCCTTGCTGCGCCTGTGGTGCTGCGCGTTGAAGATTGGCCCGAGGCCGAGGTGCTGCAAGAGTTCGGCATAACGGACCCTCTGGAGCTTACAGGCCTCTATGACGGCCTGCCCATGACGGAAAAATCACTGTCCGATCCGGCGCCTTTTGCGGATGTGGTCTGGCTTTACCGTCGCCCGATCCTGTCGGAATGGTGCGAGAGGGATGGCGTGCCTTTGAACGATGTCGTCGCCAATGTGACGGTCCATGAATTCGCGCATCACTTCGGCTGGTCTGACGATGATATCGCAGCAATCGACCGATGGTGGGAATAG
- a CDS encoding MBL fold metallo-hydrolase produces the protein MKSPMISRRHLLATAAAIPLAGAAHTAAPMLGAAQPPFRRITLGAFEVTTLLAGSRTVAEPHNIFGLNVDAPTFEAAADAALIPSDEAHFFFTPTVVNTGAELVLFDTGLSAEGTTAALAAAGYTPDQIDVVVITHMHGDHIGGLMNAGSATFANARYVTGSVEFDAWAAAENEGFDANMRPLAEQTTMIAPEDTPAPGITAMNAFGHTPGHMTYRIESEGHSLILGADFANHYVFSLAHPEWEVSFDMDKAAAAQTRRRLLDMLAADKLPFVGYHMPFPAFGYVETAGDGFAYVPESYQLSL, from the coding sequence ATGAAATCCCCAATGATCAGTCGCCGCCACCTGCTTGCCACCGCCGCCGCGATACCGCTGGCCGGGGCCGCGCATACCGCAGCCCCCATGCTGGGTGCCGCACAGCCGCCCTTCCGCCGTATCACGCTGGGCGCATTTGAGGTGACAACCCTCCTCGCAGGAAGCCGCACAGTGGCTGAGCCGCACAATATCTTCGGCCTCAACGTCGATGCGCCCACGTTTGAGGCCGCCGCAGACGCGGCCCTGATCCCCTCGGATGAGGCGCATTTCTTCTTCACCCCCACCGTGGTCAACACCGGGGCCGAGCTTGTGCTCTTTGACACGGGCCTCTCCGCTGAAGGGACCACAGCCGCCCTTGCCGCCGCTGGCTACACCCCCGATCAGATCGACGTTGTGGTGATCACCCACATGCATGGCGACCATATCGGTGGGCTGATGAACGCGGGCAGCGCAACTTTTGCCAATGCCCGCTACGTCACGGGCTCTGTCGAGTTTGATGCATGGGCCGCTGCCGAAAATGAGGGGTTCGATGCCAATATGCGCCCCTTGGCCGAGCAGACCACGATGATCGCCCCTGAGGACACCCCCGCCCCCGGCATTACCGCGATGAACGCGTTTGGCCACACGCCGGGCCACATGACCTACCGGATCGAAAGCGAGGGGCACAGCCTGATCTTGGGCGCGGATTTTGCCAATCATTATGTCTTCTCGCTGGCCCATCCTGAATGGGAGGTGTCGTTCGACATGGACAAGGCAGCCGCGGCCCAGACCCGCCGTCGCCTGCTCGATATGCTGGCCGCCGACAAGCTGCCTTTCGTGGGCTACCACATGCCCTTCCCGGCTTTTGGCTATGTGGAAACGGCAGGTGATGGGTTCGCCTATGTCCCCGAGAGCTATCAGCTCAGCCTCTGA
- the gltX gene encoding glutamate--tRNA ligase has translation MTTTRFAPSPTGYIHVGNLRTALMNYLIARKSGGTFILRIDDTDPERSKEAYVDALKEDLEWLGLTWDRVERQSQRLDQYHEAADKLREMGRFYEAFETPTELDLKRKKQLNMGRPPVYDRAALALTEAERDAFRAERGAGVWRFKLNQNRIEWNDGVLGDISIDAASVSDPVLIRGDGQVLYTLASVVDDTEMGVTHVVRGSDHVTNTATQIQIIEALGGTVPSFAHHSLLTGPQGESLSKRLGTLSLRDLRAQGVEPMALLSLMARLGSADPVELRTDMAELIDGFDIGRFGSAPTKFDVADLFPLTGRLIAARDYACVAGQIAALGVPEADAEQFWAVMRENITVMSDLEAWWTLCRDGAEPVIDDEDQEFVTEAMALLPARPWDATTWGTWTAAVKEQTGRNGRGLFMPLRKALTGQAHGPDMGQLLPLLQTVRAK, from the coding sequence ATGACCACCACCCGTTTTGCCCCATCGCCCACCGGATACATCCATGTTGGTAACCTGCGCACCGCGCTGATGAACTATCTGATCGCGCGTAAGTCGGGCGGCACGTTCATCCTGCGGATCGACGATACGGACCCCGAGCGGAGCAAGGAGGCCTATGTCGATGCGCTCAAGGAAGATCTGGAGTGGCTCGGCCTGACATGGGACCGGGTGGAGCGGCAATCGCAGCGGCTGGACCAGTACCATGAGGCCGCAGATAAGCTGCGCGAGATGGGGCGGTTTTACGAGGCGTTCGAGACGCCGACTGAGCTGGACCTCAAGCGCAAGAAACAGCTCAATATGGGCCGCCCGCCAGTGTATGACCGCGCGGCCTTGGCCCTGACGGAGGCCGAGCGGGACGCGTTTCGTGCCGAACGGGGCGCGGGCGTGTGGCGCTTCAAGCTGAACCAGAACCGGATTGAATGGAACGACGGCGTGTTGGGCGACATCTCGATTGATGCGGCGTCCGTGTCGGACCCGGTGCTGATCCGGGGCGACGGGCAGGTGCTCTATACGCTGGCCTCGGTCGTGGATGATACGGAAATGGGCGTGACCCATGTGGTGCGTGGATCGGACCATGTGACCAACACTGCCACCCAAATTCAGATCATCGAGGCGCTGGGCGGCACTGTGCCCTCCTTCGCGCATCATTCGCTTCTGACCGGCCCGCAGGGCGAGTCGCTTTCCAAACGGCTGGGCACGCTCAGCCTGCGGGACCTGCGCGCGCAGGGCGTGGAACCTATGGCGCTTCTCAGCCTCATGGCGCGGCTGGGGTCGGCAGACCCAGTGGAGCTGCGTACCGATATGGCGGAGCTTATCGACGGGTTCGATATTGGGCGCTTCGGATCGGCGCCCACGAAATTCGACGTGGCGGATCTCTTCCCCCTCACGGGCCGTTTGATCGCGGCGCGGGACTACGCGTGCGTCGCAGGTCAGATCGCCGCCTTGGGTGTGCCCGAGGCAGATGCCGAGCAGTTTTGGGCCGTGATGCGCGAGAACATCACCGTGATGAGCGACCTTGAGGCGTGGTGGACCCTCTGCCGTGATGGGGCAGAGCCCGTGATCGACGATGAGGACCAGGAGTTCGTCACTGAAGCGATGGCGCTTTTGCCCGCGCGCCCATGGGATGCGACCACGTGGGGCACTTGGACGGCGGCGGTGAAGGAGCAGACGGGCCGCAATGGCCGGGGTCTCTTCATGCCGCTCCGAAAGGCGCTCACGGGTCAGGCGCATGGGCCTGATATGGGGCAGCTTCTGCCGCTCTTGCAGACTGTCCGGGCCAAGTAA